One Belonocnema kinseyi isolate 2016_QV_RU_SX_M_011 chromosome 6, B_treatae_v1, whole genome shotgun sequence genomic region harbors:
- the LOC117175528 gene encoding uncharacterized protein LOC117175528, translating into MLYSVEVCADALRHKFHKKKLVTVQRKEALRVACAYRSVSGPAVLVIVGCTPLTFLPPRGKGYKRPRGQVTTRLTRPGKGNKRFSNGRSDGRSGGRQRTGHEDVNYYITQFLSGHDYFNAYLFRWKRKPSPNCDYCPNEADDAEHAFFRCTRWAAERRVLEEEIGVSVTPSTSELC; encoded by the exons ATGCTCTATAGTGTCGAAGTCTGTGCGGACGCCCTAAGACACAAATTCCACAAGAAAAAGCTTGTGACGGTACAGAGGAAGGAAGCCTTAAGAGTGGCATGTGCTTATAGATCCGTATCCGGTCCGGCGGTGTTGGTCATAGTCGGATGTACCCCATTGACCTTCTTGCCACCGAGAGGAAAAGGATATAAGAGGCCAAGAGGACAAGTAACGACAAGGCTAACGCGACCCGGGAAAGGCAACAAACGCTTCTCAAATGGGAGGAGCGATGGGAGGAGCGGTGGCAGGCAGAGAAC GGGACATGAGGATGTGAACTATTACATCACCCAGTTCCTCTCTGGTCATGACTACTTCAATGCCTATTTATTCCGTTGGAAAAGAAAACCTAGCCCTAACTGTGACTACTGCCCAAACGAGGCGGACGATGCAGAACACGCGTTCTTCAGGTGCACTAGATGGGCAGCAGAAAGGCGTGTCCTGGAAGAAGAGATCGGTGTTAGTGTTACGCCGTCAACGTCGGAGCTCTGTTGA